In one Lolium rigidum isolate FL_2022 chromosome 3, APGP_CSIRO_Lrig_0.1, whole genome shotgun sequence genomic region, the following are encoded:
- the LOC124698831 gene encoding probable prefoldin subunit 2 produces MASRAGGDGKEPINEQVVANTYANMRTEMNQLYTKITELEMEVSEHSLVIGAIEPLDPTRRCYRMIGGVLVERTIKEVLPAVHRNKEGLEEVVSRMKEALEKKKKEITEFELKYKIRIRKGDGNAEEDVTMKEASAQGVLVGPAGGQ; encoded by the coding sequence ATGGCAAGCAGAGCAGGTGGCGACGGCAAAGAACCCATAAATGAGCAAGTAGTCGCAAATACTTATGCCAACATGCGCACTGAAATGAACCAACTCTACACCAAGATCACGGAGCTTGAGATGGAAGTGAGCGAGCACTCTCTCGTGATTGGCGCAATCGAGCCTCTGGACCCTACAAGACGATGCTACAGAAtgatcggtggagtcctggtggagaGGACCATCAAGGAAGTGCTGCCTGCGGTGCACCGCAACAAGGAGGGCCTTGAGGAGGTGGTCTCTCGCATGAAGGAGGCGCtggagaagaaaaagaaggagaTCACCGAGTTTGAGCTCAAGTACAAGATCAGGATCCGGAAGGGCGACGGCAATGCCGAGGAAGatgtcaccatgaaggaagcctcTGCACAGGGTGTTCTTGTTGGCCCCGCAGGGGGGCAGTAG